From a single Oncorhynchus nerka isolate Pitt River linkage group LG11, Oner_Uvic_2.0, whole genome shotgun sequence genomic region:
- the LOC115137319 gene encoding acid ceramidase-like — protein MDKFCCILLVSLSGVSTQFIPPYTEECQTGMYPPKGPTFKGSVTWYTIDLDLPPSERWKLIMTDKKAELVTLIQAIRDLANALVPSGKLIDLVDKDLPLIVNTLPYPFNEEIKGIATASGVPLGEVVLFNIFYEVFTVCTSLVAEDSNGNLIHGRNMDFGLFMGWDMKNRSWLITEKLKPLVVNIDFQRGNKTVFKSTNFAGYVGMLTGIKPHAFTLTMNERFSLDGGYIGIVEWILGHRDGMWMSFLTRSVLENATSYEEAKNLLAQTKLLAPAYFILGGNQTGQGCVITRSRVLSLDIWEIELKLGRWYVLETNYDHWKEPLFLDNRRTPAMKCMNQTMQANISLKTVYDVLSTKPVLNKLTTYTTLMDVNEGKLESYIRDCPNPCMPW, from the exons ATGGATAAGTTTTGTTGTATTCTCTTGGTGTCGTTATCTGGAGTATCGACACAGTTTATACCACCG TATACCGAAGAATGTCAGACGGGCATGTACCCTCCCAAAGGTCCAAC ATTCAAAGGGTCTGTCACCTGGTACACAATAGACCTGGATTTGCCCCCCAGCGAAAGATGGAAGCTAATCATGACTGACAAAAAAGCTGAG TTGGTCACCTTGATCCAAGCTATCAGGGATTTGGCAAATGCTTTGGTTCCTAGTGGGAAACTGATAGATTTGGTCGACAAGGACTTG CCTTTGATAGTGAATACCCTTCCCTACCCATTCAACGAGGAAATAAAAGGAATCGCGACCGCCTCCGGTGTTCCCCTTG GCGAGGTTGTCCTCTTCAACATCTTCTATGAGGTCTTCACGGTGTGCACTTCTCTAGTGGCAGAGGACTCAAATG GTAACCTTATCCATGGGCGGAATATGGACTTTGGACTATTCATGGG GTGGGACATGAAAAACAGGTCCTGGTTAATAACAGAGAAACTCAAGCCTCTGGTGGTCAACATCGACTTCCAGAGAGGCAACAAGACGGTCTTCAAGTCCACTAACTTTGCCGGCTACGTGGGCATGTTGACTGGCATCAAGCCG CATGCTTTCACTCTGACCATGAATGAGCGCTTCAGCCTTGATGGCGGATACATTG GGATCGTGGAGTGGATCCTGGGGCATAGAGATGGGATGTGGATGAGTTTCCTCACTCGTTCCGTCTTAGAGAATGCTACCAG CTACGAGGAGGCAAAGAACCTTCTGGCCCAGACCAAGCTGCTGGCCCCGGCCTACTTCATCCTGGGAGGGAACCAGACGGGCCAGGGCTGTGTCATCACCCGCTCCAGAGTCCTCAGCCTCGACATCTGGGA GATTGAGCTGAAGCTGGGCCGCTGGTACGTTCTGGAAACCAACTACGATCACTGGAAGGAGCCTCTGTTCTTGGACAACCGAAGGACTCCAGCCATGAAGTGTATGAACCAGACCATGCAGGCA AACATCTCACTGAAGACGGTGTATGACGTGCTGTCGACAAAACCAGTCTTGAACAAG TTGACCACATACACCACGTTGATGGATGTGAACGAGGGCAAACTGGAATCCTACATCCGTGACTGCCCCAACCCCTGCATGCCCTGGTGA